One part of the Treponema sp. OMZ 787 genome encodes these proteins:
- a CDS encoding ATP-binding protein yields MDFDLSRKIPIGVQSFEKMRNDNYLYVDKTRYIFSLVRTSSPYFLSRPRRFGKSLFLSTLRSYFLGQKELFTGLYIEKAEEKRAEIEKTDAWIEYPVLYLDFNTKYYKNEEALLTIINLHLDDWEKLYSITKTSGSIEDRFKSIVTTLYEKTGRQVVILVDEYDKPLLQTMGVNEALNEEYRNTLKAFYSVIKTCDQYIRFAFLTGVTKFSKVSIFSDLNNLQDISLITEYSDICGINDSELKLNFEPEIKALADRKKKNFEEILCDLKKKYDGYLFAKEGVNVYNPFSVLSAFSAKDLGNYWFATGTPTFLVNYLKDAYYNVPELDGGVEINEAGIDLYRADAKDPLPILFQSGYLTIKEYLEEANIYRLGFPNDEVRYGFLENLVPAYSSLRPYETASSVWEFTKDIRAGNVDAFMERMQAIIAGVPYDNLPKDKFKLREQNYQTAVYLIFKLMGQFVQTEIHCAKGRADCIVHTKDSIYIFEFKLMSAGSPEDAIAQIKEKGYAGQFKGEGKKIILIGSSFDEEERTIGEWKSEQL; encoded by the coding sequence ATGGATTTTGATTTATCGCGAAAGATACCTATAGGCGTACAGAGCTTTGAAAAAATGAGGAATGATAATTATTTATATGTAGATAAAACTCGTTATATTTTTAGCCTTGTTCGTACTTCCTCTCCATACTTTTTAAGCCGTCCGCGCCGCTTCGGTAAAAGCCTCTTTCTTTCAACCTTGAGGTCTTACTTTTTAGGCCAAAAAGAATTATTTACCGGCCTGTACATCGAAAAGGCCGAAGAAAAAAGAGCCGAAATTGAAAAGACCGATGCTTGGATAGAATATCCTGTACTTTATTTGGACTTTAATACAAAATATTATAAGAATGAAGAAGCTCTTCTAACTATTATAAATTTACACTTAGATGACTGGGAAAAACTTTATAGTATCACAAAAACATCTGGAAGTATTGAAGATAGATTTAAATCTATAGTTACAACCTTATATGAAAAAACCGGCCGTCAAGTAGTTATTTTAGTAGACGAGTACGACAAACCTCTTTTACAGACTATGGGGGTAAACGAAGCCTTGAACGAAGAGTACCGTAACACGCTAAAAGCCTTTTATTCTGTAATAAAAACCTGCGATCAATACATACGCTTTGCCTTTTTGACGGGTGTAACAAAGTTTAGTAAGGTAAGTATTTTTAGTGATTTAAATAACTTACAAGATATAAGTCTTATAACCGAGTACAGCGATATTTGCGGTATAAACGATTCAGAGTTAAAACTTAACTTCGAACCTGAAATAAAGGCTTTAGCAGATCGTAAAAAGAAAAACTTTGAAGAAATTTTGTGTGATTTAAAGAAAAAGTATGACGGGTATTTATTTGCAAAAGAAGGAGTGAACGTATATAATCCCTTTAGCGTTTTAAGTGCTTTTTCTGCAAAGGATTTAGGTAACTACTGGTTTGCGACCGGAACTCCGACCTTTTTGGTAAACTATTTAAAAGACGCTTATTACAATGTGCCCGAGTTGGACGGAGGAGTCGAAATAAACGAAGCGGGAATCGATCTATATCGTGCCGATGCGAAAGACCCTTTACCGATACTTTTTCAATCGGGGTATTTAACGATAAAGGAATATTTAGAAGAAGCAAATATCTACCGCTTGGGCTTCCCTAATGATGAGGTGCGTTACGGCTTTTTAGAAAACCTTGTGCCTGCCTATTCTTCACTTAGGCCTTATGAAACGGCTTCATCCGTGTGGGAATTTACAAAGGATATTCGGGCAGGGAATGTAGATGCCTTTATGGAAAGGATGCAGGCAATAATAGCGGGAGTACCCTACGATAATCTTCCGAAGGATAAGTTTAAGTTAAGAGAGCAAAACTACCAGACTGCCGTCTACTTAATCTTTAAACTTATGGGACAATTTGTGCAGACGGAAATCCACTGTGCAAAGGGCAGGGCAGACTGTATAGTTCACACTAAGGATTCAATATATATCTTTGAGTTTAAGCTGATGAGTGCAGGAAGCCCGGAAGATGCGATAGCTCAAATAAAGGAAAAAGGCTATGCCGGTCAATTTAAGGGCGAGGGTAAAAAGATAATCCTGATAGGTTCCAGCTTTGATGAAGAAGAAAGAACTATCGGCGAATGGAAAAGTGAACAACTTTAA
- a CDS encoding cyclodeaminase/cyclohydrolase family protein, giving the protein MELVKMTVSAFVDETASDSPAPGGGSVSALAGSLAAALGQMVIRLTTGKKAFASLDEKTQEEFKAQLPKLEKAQKRLVEIIDEDTQAFNAFMEALKLPKDTDEQKAKRNKAMSDATVVAMQVPLETAKTCLEVLRFLPIVAVHGNKNAASDAGVAALNARSGLEGAILNVKINLGGIDDAPLCEKTRAECNKMLEEGEKLKTEILKTIYSKIE; this is encoded by the coding sequence ATGGAATTAGTAAAGATGACGGTAAGTGCCTTTGTTGACGAAACAGCAAGCGATTCTCCGGCCCCCGGAGGCGGTTCGGTTTCTGCCTTGGCCGGTTCGCTCGCTGCAGCTTTAGGTCAGATGGTTATCCGCCTGACAACAGGTAAAAAAGCCTTTGCTTCCCTTGACGAAAAAACTCAAGAAGAATTTAAGGCCCAGCTTCCTAAATTGGAAAAGGCACAAAAACGATTGGTCGAAATTATTGATGAAGACACTCAGGCCTTTAATGCCTTTATGGAAGCCTTAAAGCTGCCTAAGGACACTGATGAGCAAAAGGCAAAACGTAATAAGGCTATGTCCGATGCTACTGTTGTAGCCATGCAGGTTCCGCTTGAAACGGCCAAAACCTGTTTGGAGGTTTTACGCTTTTTACCCATCGTTGCCGTTCACGGAAACAAAAATGCCGCGTCCGATGCCGGCGTTGCAGCCCTTAATGCCCGCTCCGGTTTGGAAGGTGCTATCTTAAATGTCAAGATAAACCTCGGCGGTATTGACGATGCTCCCCTCTGCGAAAAGACAAGGGCAGAATGCAATAAGATGCTTGAAGAAGGCGAAAAACTAAAGACCGAAATTTTGAAGACTATCTATTCAAAGATTGAATAG
- a CDS encoding low specificity L-threonine aldolase produces the protein MYFFINDYSEGCHPKILKTLTETNEEQTVGYGCDQYCTEAANLILKELDAPQSKVYFFSGGTQTNLTMIASVLRPHQGVIAADTGHINVHESGAIEACGHKVLTIKSANGKITADQVEAFIKAHYDDPTAEHMVQPGMIYISNPTELGTIYSKKELQDLKLTAQKYSVPLYVDGARLGTALTADKNDLSLADLARYTDAFYIGGTKLGALFGEALIINNPVLQKDFRYIQKQKGGLFAKGRLLGLQFKTLFTDNLYFEIGKTMNETAKMIRKGFSDRGFSFFMESETNQSFPIIENSLLAKIEKEFKCEFWAKISENQTAVRFCTSWATTKEAVKKFFEYLDKISAKN, from the coding sequence ATGTATTTTTTTATAAACGATTACAGTGAGGGCTGTCACCCCAAAATTCTTAAAACATTAACGGAAACAAATGAAGAACAAACTGTAGGTTACGGCTGTGACCAATATTGTACAGAAGCTGCAAACCTTATCTTAAAGGAGCTGGATGCACCTCAAAGCAAGGTTTATTTTTTCTCGGGCGGAACGCAAACTAATCTGACAATGATAGCCTCAGTACTAAGGCCGCATCAGGGGGTAATAGCGGCCGATACCGGGCATATAAATGTGCATGAATCGGGTGCTATAGAAGCATGCGGACACAAGGTTCTTACCATCAAATCGGCAAACGGAAAAATAACGGCAGATCAGGTTGAGGCTTTTATAAAAGCTCACTATGATGACCCTACTGCCGAACACATGGTTCAGCCCGGGATGATTTATATTTCAAATCCTACCGAATTAGGCACCATTTATTCAAAAAAAGAATTACAGGATTTAAAGCTCACTGCTCAAAAATATTCCGTCCCGCTCTATGTTGACGGGGCCCGCCTAGGCACTGCCCTCACTGCGGACAAAAACGATTTAAGCCTTGCAGACTTGGCAAGATATACGGATGCCTTTTATATAGGCGGAACAAAGCTGGGAGCTCTTTTCGGTGAAGCCCTTATAATAAATAATCCGGTTCTTCAAAAAGATTTTAGGTACATACAAAAACAAAAGGGAGGGCTCTTTGCAAAGGGCAGGCTTTTAGGTCTTCAGTTTAAAACTCTTTTTACAGACAACCTTTATTTTGAAATAGGAAAAACAATGAACGAAACGGCAAAGATGATACGCAAGGGATTTTCAGACCGAGGCTTTTCTTTTTTTATGGAAAGTGAAACAAATCAAAGTTTTCCCATAATCGAAAACAGTCTTTTAGCTAAAATAGAAAAAGAATTTAAATGCGAGTTTTGGGCAAAAATTTCAGAAAATCAAACAGCCGTACGTTTTTGCACATCTTGGGCTACAACAAAAGAAGCCGTAAAAAAATTCTTTGAATACTTGGACAAAATATCTGCAAAAAATTAA